AGACAGGCCGTACGCCGGGGCATTGACAGGCCCCGCTCGCGAATCGTAAACTCCAGGTAGCGTTGAGATCCTTAGACCAGAGCTTGATTGTGACGGACTATGCGTCTTCATTGGCGGCGATAAGGTCCTGTTGCTTGGTGGAATGTATGCTGCTGTCGATGTGGACCAAGAGGAGCTCCCTGGCAGGGACCGGGGGCTGGGGAGTCCGTTGTCGATGTGCGTGGCCATGCTCACGTAGCCAGACGCCAAGCTGGGATCCGTGGCTGTGGTGGCAGAGATGGGAGTTGTTGACAGCCCCGAGTATGATACGGCGGGGAGACTGACCGGGGTGAGGAGGTGCGAGACGGGTGCTGACTGCGGCGGGGGGATTGCTGGGCTGCACGAGGTGCCCGTGGCGTCGAAGCTGTACTTGCTCACAATCTTCTTGAGTGCTGGCCCCAGTACCTTCCAGGGGAATACCTTGACGTCCTTCTCGATGTTCCTTGGCTTTGGGTTAGGGAAGCCCATGATGAGCTTGAAGAACTCCTCGCTTTCAGGCTTTCCCTTGCTAACTGTGATGGGCTTGAACCCTTCCAGGTTGCGCCTGATGCGGTTCTTCTCCTCGACGCCAAACTTACCCATCGTGGCCAGGGGCTCGATAAGGCGCTCCAAAAGATAGATGGTGTCTACTGAAGTGACGTAGCACTCTCCCCTTTCGTTGGGTCCCCGGGCCCAGTAGATGCAGCTGATGCAGATCGAGTTGCTCGGCCGCTCCGAAACCGACACAGGGCGGAAATCAATGTGCAGGTTGGGTCCGTTGTGGCGCTTGGTAAATAGTACTATGCGACGCTGGTTGGTCCATTCTTCACTCGTCCAGCGGTCCGTCATCATCGAGTCCAGCGCTGCCGTGCCTCCCCTAATGTGCAGCTGAGCCTTCTGGACGCCCCACGATCCCGAGTAGCCCATGCCCAGCTGCTGAGCGCTTGCCGAGAGGTGGCTGGTGCGCACCAGACCGCTCGACATGCGGGCGTGTTGTCCGTGCTGCGACATGCGAGGAGAGGCCGTCATCATCGCGGGCCTGGCCAGGGCATTTGTCGCATCGCGGCCGTAGTCGTATCGCTCCGTGCCATCCTGGGTGCCGTAGGCGGGGGCCCAGGTGGACCCGGCGCTTTGTCGAAGGCTCGATGGTGGGCGGTAGCTGTGGTCAAGGTAGGACGACCGAGTCCTGTAAGAGCTGAGCATGTCGTTGCCTCCCTGCTGGTTGTATCCGGCGGCGGCTAAGTCGTTCTGTAGATGTTGTACCTGAGATGGAACCGATTGCGCCTCGGGCGCTgtgacgccggcggcggaGTATCCGTAAGTATTTGTAGTCGACTCGGAGGCAAGAGCGTCATGCTGTAACTGTTGCTCATCGTgggtctgctgctgctgttgatgtTGGTCATGTTGGTTTTGCTCACTCGGGTTGGAAATGCCTGACGTCCTGACGGTCAAGTGCGAGGCCTGCTGTTGCTGATTATGTTGTTGAATATGGTGGCCTTGGCTTGACGGAGGTGGCGTGGCATTGCCCTGCGCATCCACGTGGGCTTGGCCTTCGCCCTTGAGAGTGGTGTCCTCGTGCCGCTGACCCAAGTCACCAGTCGACCCATGGCTCCCCGCTAGCTGCCCACTATGCCCATGCGACCCGCCCTCGAGGAGATATGTAAAGCTGCCTCCGCTCACCACGCGCGTCCTGCTATCCGCGTTTGCATCGACAAAAATCGTCAAGGGCACGTCGCTAGGTGAGTTGCATTGTGTAAGCAGGAATTGCGGCGCTACTGCCGAGATGGTAAAAACCCAGCCCCCGTTGTTCTCGACCTTCTTGCACACCTGAGCCGGACATCGCTGAGACCCAAACGAGACGCAAATGTACGATGTGCTTGCTGTCAAATCCGTTGCGCTTGAAACACTCAATGTCACTCTTGTTCCGACTGGTCCACTGTCGGGATGTCTCGAAAGCACCGTGACGTCTCCTCCAGCACCGCTATCTGACGGAGAGCTGGGTCCATATGCTGCTGTGTGCGCCGCATTGTTTGAAGCAAATGCAATGTTGTTGATTTGCTGAGGTGTTGCATGGTCTGTCGGCTGGCTGGCAAAGGACTGTGGTGAGAACTGAGAGTAAGGTGATTCTGCAAATGCTAGAGGCAACACAAAAGGAGAAAGAGGAGTCAGTTTCATCACCGCAAAGATAAAAGATCATTCAAACAGAACAAATCTCCAGAACAGAAAATCAAAGATATATATCATACCGTGCACTTGTGGTTGTTGCGACTTGTATGCGGACATGGAGACAGAGAGACCTCCTCCGTTGGCCCTCACCgctgcctcctcctcgtaTGCTAGTGTCACTGTATCGGGGGACTGGAGCTCCTCATCAACGATGATGGGCCGTTGATTGTGGTATCCGGGCTGGATATTTTACAAAATCAGACACCACTTCACCTCTTGACGTCCTCGCCTGGAATTTGAACATACCTCAAACAACTTGTAGGAGAGCTGTTCTAAACGTGTTGACGACATTGAGGCGGGTTTGAAGGGTTCCTGAGGGGGAAAAGGGGATGTGTGGTGGTCAAACAGGCCACGGTCAAGACTGAGAGAATTTGCAGCCAAGATGAATGTTTCGGGAAGCGCTCGACACAAATAATGTGAGGAGGTTTCCGTGCGGGAAGGGGTGAACCGTCTGACTTGATATGTCTTTTAATTTTACCGAGACTGTCTGTTTGTTGCCATGTTAGCAACCAAGCAAGTCATCTGTGCCATCTCAGAGGTACGATGCAAAGGGATCCCTGTTCGGATGCGAGTTGCCTAGCGATTGGCTATCCTTCTGAGACCCGTCTTGGGAAGCGACAGAGTTTGCATATGCCGGCATCACTTAGATACCAGAAAGAGAAGAGAAGCAGGCAAAATACTCGTAATTGTGGAATTCTCAGGCAAAAAATATCGTACCTGGACATTCCTGGGCATCGAGCACTGGAATGAGATTGATTATGTGCTGTCAAAAACAGACTGTGCGAATCAAAACAGCACGCTGCTGGTTGGACAGTTAATATTAACCGATATGGTTCCTGACCACAGGCGCCGTCCAAACCTGCATGCGGATACCCAAAGGTGTGCTGGTTCGTTTCTTTGCGTCAGTACAACTTGACTTTTGTTGAACATGAGATGAACGTTGTCAATGCAAAACAAGTGGAGTTGGCGGTGGAAGAACAAAGGAAGCGGAGAATATTGTCATGGTTGGAACGGATTGATGCAGGTGGTAGAGGGCGAGAAGGCCCAAGACATAAAGGAATAGGGCGAGACACTCGCTCGATACAGGACGGACGCACTTTGTAAAATCCAAATAGCAGCCAGAGCCACGGGCAACTAGGGAGGCCAACTTGATGTGAGTGTTGCGTGCCCAGACAGAAAACCGCCGATTAGGAGTTGATGGACAAGAGATTGAGGAAGAACAGGACACCGGCGGCACTGCCTTTGAGATGTAGGTTGATGTGCAGTCCGGTCAGCTCTGGCCAAGGCTGGAAAGAGGGATTTGGAAGGGATGAAGTCGAGCGAAAGAGGCGTTGATAGAGGTCAAAGTGGTGGGAAAACGCGTTCGCGTTCCTCCACCGTCGCCTCCCTGTGTCTTGCTTTCCCGAATCCCTTCGCTATGAGAAATGCGCCCCCGCCCATGAGTGTGGAGTAGAGTAAAGGAGCGGAATGCACGCGTGCCTTGCCGCCTCCGTTTGACCATAGTTGCCAGGAGAAACTGAGAGACAGTACCTATCTTTTCCACCAGGTGACGTTGAACTAACGGTTGGCAGCGCTGGTAATGGACGGGCGAGAAGGTATACGAGCACGGCCCGTGGGATGTAGCAGGGCCAAGCACACAGCAGCTTTTCCGTTGCAAGGGTGTACTGGCAAAGGCGGATGCGGGCATGCAAGGATGGAGGTGTGGGGATGAGGGCCGATCACCGTCATGGGGACATAGATAACCACTAGGCTAGACTCGACGGTGAGTGAGGGTGAGGGGAGGGGGGTTGGGCGAAAGAGTGCGGCAAGAAAGTGATGGAGATGTCAACCAGAGGCATAGGTAGAGTCAGTATTGGAGCATCAATAGAAACATTTGCTCAACAATTTCCAAGGGTATGTACTGTAACCAGAGAAAAAGCCGCCGTAACTTGGAAGCTAAGGCACGGCAAACGGGAGGGAGAAAGTGAATCGGGCAAAAGTAAGGCCAAAAATCACAAAGAGACGTGGGAGGCGCGCCGCCCGCCCGAGAAAAAGCAATACTTTCATGTCATTGATTGGTAGGCGGTTGACCCCGGCACGAGGATAAGGGCAGGGGAGAGAGCAAGAAAGTTCATGATAGGGAACGCAGGTCCGGCCCTAGAGGGCGCgaaaaacaagaagaaaaaaaaagagagaaagagaaaaaaagaagcagaaaatgtaaaaaaaaaccacaaagAACGAAGCCCACCCACCAGTTGCGTCGCTGTTTAGAGGCACTCCGAAGGAGGAGGAGTGTGTTCAAATCCTTGGCAATGACGGCGTGCTTGTAAGTGACTAGAGAGTTGGGTGGGTGGAGGGGGGGTGTCAGCATCCAAGAGGGAGCAAGGGTTGGATCGGGAGTGCTTGGTTGGCTAGGCGAAAGGCCACCTGCGAGATGTGCAAGGTCATACCTGGTCTCGTGGATCCAGCTCCCACGCTACTACCGTGTTTGCTCTCTTACTTCCAATAACCAGAGCTgtggaaggaaaaaaaaaaaaagaaaatgaagTAGAACCAAGATCTTTTGGTTTTTATGACCGTTAGTGAAATTTTGGTGGAATTTTCCTTCTTTGCAACGTGCAGAGCCTTTCTTTTCCCTCATACCTTATTTCCTTTTGTCTGTATTTACTCCGACTGGCTGATGGGGACTTCTTACTGCGTATAGGACCGCAAGGTGGAGTTGACAGATCCGGGACGGACCCCTTGCTAGCTGCCGAACGCAGATCGCCCGGCAGAAGATGGCAGATGGTACGGTATGTGTACTTATGTATGGTGTGCACGATCAGCCCTAGGATTGGTGAAGGCCTTGTTTTGCGCGTCGCTCGATCGCAATGAGATCGCGCGAATGACAAGTCCTGCGATGTAATGCAACAAACTTGTCAGCCAGGGCTTCAATTGCAACAATTTGGCTCAGagagcattttttttttttccctgtcGCTGAGgacatccatccatccactCGCATCTCTTCTCCCTGGGCCAATTTGGCCTGTTGACGGGCCATCAACGAACCGATTGAGTCGATGGAATTATTGATCAAACGCCATCTTCGTTTCGCGTCGCTCAGCCTCGAGGATCTCCCTGTGTTTGCTCCCTTGAGGCGCTTAAACATGCTTAAACGCCACCTTGGCAGACGGCACGGAAGGGCATCCATCTAGTGGTCTGCGGTGCGGTGCGGTGCCAAATTTCCCAAGCCGAACGCTGCCGCTCAAGGatatctttttcttcttccctcGTTTTCCGACGCCTCAAAACGACATATTTCCAGGAAAGGGATGGCTAAACGCGGGATGAAACTGACCGAGAAACGAGCTATTGGATTCCTCACTGCCGAGGCCCGAAGCTGTCCAAGACTCTGAGGTATTGCTATTGAGACGAGTGAGACTGGACAAGATCGTATTTGAAGGGCTATCTGCGCTAGCAGTTTCGCGAAGCGGGCAAAGCAGGTTTGGAGGATGGTCGTCGAGGTGATGGAATTGTCTCGTCAAACGAAAGACAATCGAGAAACTATATGGTCTATTGAAGCAAGAGAACACCGAACGAGGTGAGCAAGGACTGCTGGGTGCTCGAGACGAGGGGAGAAGTGGTCAACCATATACTTGATGGAGATGTCCACACCCCTGTCCAAGCCACCATCTACAAGCCTGTACTCTCACAggtgcaaaaaaaagacatcgtTTCGAGCGGATAGACTTGGGGCAACTCGGAGAGTACTCGACACGTACAAGAACCTCGTACCCTTGCTCAGAGCCGGCAAAGGTGTGTGTCACGTGGATTCACAGCAGGATTGGAAGGTATACATTGGGTATCCTGCAAGTATCTGGGCCTTGCTTGTGCCACAGCCAGGCTTCTAGGCCGGCTCGTTCCAAGGGGGCAGTGGCGATAAGAGAGGTAAAATCTTCTGGTTGCATCCGGGAGACA
This DNA window, taken from Pyricularia oryzae 70-15 chromosome 6, whole genome shotgun sequence, encodes the following:
- a CDS encoding medusa, with the protein product MSSTRLEQLSYKLFEPGYHNQRPIIVDEELQSPDTVTLAYEEEAAVRANGGGLSVSMSAYKSQQPQVHAFAESPYSQFSPQSFASQPTDHATPQQINNIAFASNNAAHTAAYGPSSPSDSGAGGDVTVLSRHPDSGPVGTRVTLSVSSATDLTASTSYICVSFGSQRCPAQVCKKVENNGGWVFTISAVAPQFLLTQCNSPSDVPLTIFVDANADSRTRVVSGGSFTYLLEGGSHGHSGQLAGSHGSTGDLGQRHEDTTLKGEGQAHVDAQGNATPPPSSQGHHIQQHNQQQQASHLTVRTSGISNPSEQNQHDQHQQQQQTHDEQQLQHDALASESTTNTYGYSAAGVTAPEAQSVPSQVQHLQNDLAAAGYNQQGGNDMLSSYRTRSSYLDHSYRPPSSLRQSAGSTWAPAYGTQDGTERYDYGRDATNALARPAMMTASPRMSQHGQHARMSSGLVRTSHLSASAQQLGMGYSGSWGVQKAQLHIRGGTAALDSMMTDRWTSEEWTNQRRIVLFTKRHNGPNLHIDFRPVSVSERPSNSICISCIYWARGPNERGECYVTSVDTIYLLERLIEPLATMGKFGVEEKNRIRRNLEGFKPITVSKGKPESEEFFKLIMGFPNPKPRNIEKDVKVFPWKVLGPALKKIVSKYSFDATGTSCSPAIPPPQSAPVSHLLTPVSLPAVSYSGLSTTPISATTATDPSLASGYVSMATHIDNGLPSPRSLPGSSSWSTSTAAYIPPSNRTLSPPMKTHSPSQSSSGLRISTLPGVYDSRAGPVNAPAYGLSSHQTHSPSHHHHHSATSAGASGRWDPYDTVTTSGSYSVPVPTSTYPSLSHHAHSHGAHGGVYGAPAYAGDAGQRH